Proteins encoded by one window of Rhodohalobacter sp. SW132:
- the purL gene encoding phosphoribosylformylglycinamidine synthase subunit PurL — protein MSQTKVHEPEVTLELAIEHGLNEEEFEMIKSYLGRIPTFSELGVYSVMWSEHCSYKNSILEIKKLPRSGPQLLVDAGEENAGLVDIGDGLACAFKIESHNHPSAIEPYQGAATGVGGIHRDIFTMGARPVASLNSLRFGSMNEPRVRYLLDGVVRGISDYGNSFGVPVVGGEVCFDEAYEGNPLVNAMSIGLVKVGETASAIAEGIGNPVIIVGASTGRDGIHGATFASEEISEESEAKRPSVQVGDPFTEKLLLEASLEVLKTGAVVGMQDMGAAGIACSSSEMTAKGGQGMRLDLDKVPMREDGMTAYELLLSESQERMLVVAEKGREQEVIDVYEKWDLNAVVIGEVVEGDKVTYLKDGEVKADIPADSLVLGGGAPQYEREAVRPKYLDEVQSFDFSTLSHPKDHNKTLKSLLSAPNIASKRWVHEQYDTMVRTNTVNAPGASDSGVIRIKGSNKGLAVKTDCNGRYVYLNPRRGGQIAVAESARNVVCSGAKPVAITNCLNFGNPYKPEVYWTFREAVGGMGDACRALNTPVTGGNVSLYNENPNGAIFPTPVIGMLGIVEDVEKHIMTPGFKNSDDIVYYIGSRRHGLGGSEYLKTVHGITSGDAPELDLEFEVKLQKILLDAIQNGKINAAHDISDGGIAVTLAEMAIFSGIGANVSVKELNGSIIDVLYSEAQSGVVVTVPRSDARSLEVFFDKHDLPYDELGVVGGKKLIIDEFVETPVEELKEVYESVIPKAMGQ, from the coding sequence ATGTCTCAAACGAAGGTACACGAACCGGAAGTAACGCTCGAACTTGCTATTGAACACGGCCTGAACGAGGAAGAATTTGAAATGATCAAATCGTATCTCGGCAGGATCCCAACCTTTTCTGAGCTGGGTGTCTATTCCGTGATGTGGAGTGAACACTGCTCCTACAAAAACTCCATTCTCGAAATTAAAAAACTGCCCCGTAGCGGCCCTCAGCTTCTTGTTGATGCAGGTGAGGAGAACGCCGGACTTGTGGATATTGGCGACGGACTCGCGTGCGCATTTAAAATTGAAAGTCACAATCACCCTTCAGCGATTGAACCGTACCAGGGAGCGGCTACCGGTGTGGGCGGAATTCATCGCGACATTTTTACCATGGGAGCGCGTCCGGTTGCATCCCTGAACTCACTTCGGTTTGGATCGATGAATGAACCCCGGGTTCGATATCTGCTCGACGGGGTGGTTCGCGGAATCTCCGATTATGGAAATTCATTTGGAGTACCGGTTGTAGGCGGTGAAGTCTGCTTTGATGAAGCGTACGAGGGAAATCCTCTTGTAAATGCGATGAGTATTGGTCTGGTAAAAGTGGGCGAAACGGCTTCTGCAATTGCTGAAGGGATCGGGAACCCGGTGATTATTGTAGGTGCAAGTACAGGCCGCGATGGTATTCATGGTGCAACCTTTGCATCGGAAGAGATCAGCGAAGAGAGTGAGGCCAAACGGCCAAGTGTTCAGGTTGGTGACCCGTTTACTGAAAAACTTCTTCTTGAAGCGAGCCTTGAAGTGCTGAAAACCGGCGCCGTTGTGGGGATGCAGGATATGGGAGCAGCCGGAATTGCATGCTCTTCATCCGAAATGACCGCAAAGGGAGGACAGGGAATGCGTCTCGATCTCGATAAAGTTCCAATGCGGGAAGATGGAATGACGGCCTACGAATTGCTGCTCAGCGAAAGCCAGGAGCGCATGCTCGTGGTAGCGGAAAAAGGACGGGAACAGGAAGTAATTGACGTTTACGAAAAATGGGACCTAAACGCTGTTGTCATTGGTGAAGTGGTTGAAGGGGATAAAGTAACCTACCTGAAAGATGGTGAAGTGAAGGCCGATATTCCCGCGGATTCTCTCGTGCTTGGCGGCGGTGCACCGCAATATGAACGGGAAGCGGTACGCCCCAAATACCTGGATGAAGTTCAGTCATTTGATTTCTCCACTTTGTCGCATCCGAAAGATCATAACAAAACATTGAAATCACTGTTATCCGCTCCGAATATCGCATCCAAACGATGGGTACATGAACAGTATGATACCATGGTGCGAACCAATACAGTGAATGCTCCCGGTGCTTCAGATTCCGGTGTGATTCGCATCAAGGGATCCAATAAAGGTCTTGCGGTTAAAACCGATTGCAACGGGCGATATGTCTACCTGAACCCGCGGCGCGGCGGGCAGATTGCGGTGGCAGAATCAGCCCGCAATGTGGTGTGCAGCGGAGCCAAACCGGTGGCTATTACTAACTGTCTCAATTTTGGAAATCCCTACAAGCCTGAAGTATACTGGACATTTCGGGAGGCGGTTGGCGGAATGGGAGACGCATGCAGGGCGCTGAATACACCCGTAACCGGCGGAAATGTAAGTCTCTACAATGAAAACCCTAACGGTGCGATTTTCCCAACACCGGTTATCGGTATGCTGGGCATTGTTGAAGATGTTGAAAAACATATCATGACGCCCGGTTTTAAAAACAGCGACGATATTGTCTATTATATTGGAAGCCGGCGCCACGGACTTGGCGGCAGTGAATACCTGAAAACCGTTCACGGAATTACTTCAGGAGATGCCCCTGAGCTTGACCTTGAGTTTGAAGTAAAGCTGCAGAAGATTTTGCTTGATGCAATCCAAAACGGAAAAATAAATGCGGCCCACGATATTTCTGACGGAGGTATTGCGGTTACCCTTGCTGAAATGGCAATCTTCTCCGGAATCGGGGCGAATGTTTCTGTCAAAGAACTGAACGGGTCGATCATCGACGTACTCTACAGTGAGGCGCAATCTGGTGTGGTAGTTACCGTACCGAGGTCCGATGCACGCTCTCTCGAGGTGTTTTTTGATAAACACGATCTGCCGTATGATGAGCTCGGTGTTGTGGGTGGTAAAAAGCTGATCATCGACGAATTCGTTGAAACTCCGGTTGAAGAGCTGAAAGAAGTTTATGAGTCTGTGATTCCAAAAGCGATGGGGCAGTAG
- the lat gene encoding L-lysine 6-transaminase, translated as MISPQDVRPTLQKHILADGFEIVLDLKKSKGAYLHDSVTGKKYLDFFTFFASNPLGMNHDRLAEDPDFVQKLGQVAINKPSNSDVYTEEMAHFVDTFSRVGIPDYMPYTFFVSGGALAVENALKVAFDWKVQKNFEKGYRHEKGHKVLHLDKAFHGRSGYTLSLTNTDPKKVKYFPKFDWPRIHNPTVSHPLDETSLEAVKKEEQKSLAQARQYFEIYKDDIACILLEPIQGEGGDNHFRTEYHRELRNLADEYDALLIYDEVQTGVGLTGKFWCHEHYVKPDILAFGKKAQVCGILASDRVDDIDTNCFHVSSRINSTWGGNLVDMVRFDRILEVIEEDKLVDHAAETGEYLQQKISDWADSSEHLSNPRGKGLFCAIDLPDTHSRDAVLKEALKNGLMILGCGTKTIRFRPPLTIQKDQLDEGMSILQKSFTTSLAKCPVAE; from the coding sequence ATGATATCCCCCCAAGATGTTCGACCGACCCTGCAAAAACATATACTGGCAGACGGTTTTGAAATTGTTCTCGATCTGAAAAAAAGTAAAGGCGCCTATCTCCACGATTCGGTTACCGGTAAGAAGTATCTCGATTTCTTTACGTTTTTTGCATCCAATCCGCTGGGAATGAATCATGACCGATTGGCTGAAGATCCCGATTTTGTTCAAAAACTGGGTCAGGTTGCCATTAATAAACCGTCCAATTCTGATGTCTATACAGAAGAGATGGCCCATTTTGTGGATACATTTTCACGGGTCGGCATCCCGGATTACATGCCGTATACCTTTTTTGTTTCCGGAGGAGCCCTTGCCGTAGAAAATGCCCTTAAAGTGGCGTTTGACTGGAAAGTGCAGAAAAATTTTGAGAAAGGTTACAGGCACGAGAAAGGGCACAAAGTTCTTCATCTCGACAAAGCGTTCCACGGCCGCAGCGGGTATACGCTCTCGCTTACCAACACCGATCCAAAAAAAGTAAAATATTTCCCGAAATTCGACTGGCCAAGAATTCACAATCCAACCGTCAGCCACCCGCTGGATGAAACCAGTCTTGAGGCAGTGAAGAAAGAAGAACAAAAATCTCTCGCCCAGGCACGGCAATATTTTGAAATCTATAAAGATGACATCGCCTGTATTCTGCTTGAACCGATCCAGGGCGAAGGCGGCGACAACCATTTCAGAACCGAATATCATCGTGAACTGCGAAATCTGGCTGATGAATATGATGCACTGCTGATTTACGATGAGGTACAAACCGGGGTTGGACTTACCGGGAAATTCTGGTGCCATGAGCACTACGTAAAACCCGACATCCTCGCTTTCGGTAAAAAAGCACAAGTTTGCGGAATTCTTGCATCCGACAGAGTTGATGATATCGACACAAACTGTTTTCACGTCTCCTCACGTATCAATTCCACATGGGGAGGAAACCTGGTGGATATGGTTCGGTTTGATCGTATTCTGGAAGTGATTGAAGAGGATAAACTTGTTGATCACGCCGCTGAAACAGGTGAATATCTGCAACAAAAAATTTCAGATTGGGCCGATAGCTCCGAACATCTATCCAACCCCAGGGGTAAAGGACTTTTCTGTGCTATCGATCTGCCGGATACGCATTCCCGGGATGCCGTTTTAAAAGAGGCCTTAAAAAATGGATTGATGATCCTTGGCTGCGGCACAAAAACCATCCGGTTTCGACCGCCGCTCACCATTCAGAAAGATCAGCTTGATGAGGGAATGTCAATTTTGCAAAAGAGTTTTACCACTTCACTTGCAAAATGCCCTGTTGCGGAGTAA
- a CDS encoding OsmC family protein — MAENNQKKIIHIHLGDQNYETVLSAGRHELLADEPKRSGGEDKGPDPYDYLLMSLGSCTAITLRMYAERKEWPVTDIFVELRYFRDHAEDCIDCDEKNSKIDKIEKELIVKGDLSQEQLDKLLEISHKCPVNRTLQGTIEMDSKIEQR, encoded by the coding sequence ATGGCCGAAAATAATCAGAAGAAAATTATTCACATCCATCTGGGAGATCAGAACTACGAAACTGTTTTATCAGCCGGCCGGCACGAACTGCTCGCTGATGAACCGAAACGCTCCGGAGGTGAGGATAAAGGGCCCGATCCGTACGACTATCTTCTGATGTCACTCGGTTCGTGTACCGCAATCACACTGCGAATGTATGCCGAGAGAAAAGAGTGGCCGGTGACGGATATCTTTGTGGAACTTCGTTATTTTAGAGATCACGCTGAAGATTGTATCGACTGTGACGAGAAAAACTCAAAAATTGACAAAATCGAAAAGGAACTGATCGTTAAGGGTGATCTCTCTCAGGAGCAGCTCGATAAACTTCTGGAAATATCGCATAAATGCCCCGTTAACCGAACGCTGCAAGGTACAATTGAGATGGACTCAAAAATTGAACAGAGATAA
- a CDS encoding SDR family oxidoreductase, whose protein sequence is MDDKVVLIVGGSGGIGQASADLFTKAGAKVVLAARDRSKADDKAKEINDSGGEAFVIEVDVTDLASVSAMAREVHEDLGQIDVLVNAFGVGLIQPVLDIKPDHAKEVFDVNVFGTFLVTQAVMRYMATDKQGRIIMFPGILGKAVMKNTSVYSASKYAVTGFTKALVVEQRRGNIKFSLLYLGGVDTEFWDNPNVDMRVQKDKMLSPQEVAKAVYYAASQPAQSVLNEIVIQPESHQMV, encoded by the coding sequence ATGGATGATAAAGTAGTATTGATTGTAGGCGGATCGGGTGGAATTGGCCAGGCATCTGCTGATCTATTCACCAAAGCCGGAGCCAAAGTTGTACTGGCAGCACGCGATCGCTCAAAAGCAGATGATAAAGCGAAAGAGATTAACGATTCAGGAGGAGAAGCTTTTGTGATTGAAGTGGACGTCACTGACCTGGCCTCGGTTTCTGCTATGGCACGAGAGGTGCACGAAGATCTTGGGCAGATTGATGTTTTGGTAAACGCTTTTGGGGTAGGCCTGATCCAGCCGGTGCTCGATATCAAACCCGATCACGCCAAAGAAGTATTTGACGTAAATGTGTTTGGTACATTTCTTGTTACACAGGCGGTAATGCGATACATGGCCACAGATAAACAAGGACGCATCATTATGTTTCCCGGCATTCTTGGCAAAGCTGTAATGAAAAACACCTCGGTCTATTCCGCATCAAAATATGCGGTGACAGGATTTACAAAAGCATTGGTTGTAGAGCAGCGACGCGGAAATATCAAATTTTCACTCCTCTATCTTGGCGGAGTCGACACGGAGTTCTGGGATAATCCGAATGTAGATATGCGGGTTCAGAAAGATAAGATGCTAAGCCCGCAAGAGGTCGCAAAAGCGGTCTACTATGCAGCATCACAACCGGCGCAATCAGTGCTTAACGAAATAGTGATTCAGCCGGAATCTCACCAAATGGTCTAA
- a CDS encoding carboxymuconolactone decarboxylase family protein, which produces MSYINLNNDLPGIVGLMTYSPETAKPLNELAEILLRGPSTLTSAEREMIASYVSHRNECHFCHSCHGAAAAHHLDGDLDLLDDIKNGFQKTEISDKLRELLNIAGKVQILGNKVEEKDIEAARSEGATDREIHDTVLIAAAFCMYNRYVDGLGTWAPEDKESYDETGRMLAHEGYGSSI; this is translated from the coding sequence ATGTCCTATATTAATCTGAATAACGATCTGCCGGGAATTGTCGGTTTGATGACATACAGCCCGGAAACGGCTAAACCGCTCAATGAGCTGGCCGAAATCCTTTTACGAGGGCCATCAACACTTACTTCTGCCGAACGGGAAATGATTGCTTCGTATGTCTCTCACCGCAATGAGTGCCATTTTTGTCACTCTTGCCACGGCGCGGCTGCAGCACACCACCTGGATGGAGATTTGGATCTTCTGGACGATATCAAAAACGGGTTTCAGAAAACGGAAATCTCAGACAAGCTTCGTGAACTGCTCAATATTGCCGGAAAAGTGCAGATTTTAGGCAATAAGGTAGAGGAGAAAGATATCGAAGCTGCACGGAGTGAAGGAGCAACAGACCGTGAAATCCACGATACAGTTTTGATTGCGGCCGCCTTTTGCATGTACAACCGTTACGTTGACGGACTCGGAACGTGGGCGCCGGAAGATAAGGAATCGTACGACGAAACCGGCCGGATGCTGGCTCACGAAGGATATGGTAGTTCGATCTGA
- a CDS encoding YjjG family noncanonical pyrimidine nucleotidase — MPLKYIYFDLDNTLLDHNQAESKSHEAIHSIFPILQNVTMEDWLKTYQVVNHNLWVKYQDGEISRIELHYSRFHDTLKELGLDTKDSEEIGTTYMNKYRNFWDWVDQAEETLKLTSKRFKVGIITNGFKETQHLKFDNLSLNRFTNQMVISEELGVLKPHPKVFDHATELAGVEREQILYVGDSHSSDVIGGKNAGWKTAWFTGVVGEEETEVEPDFKFSKFPELQRYLKLI; from the coding sequence ATGCCGCTGAAATACATCTATTTCGACCTCGATAACACACTTCTGGATCACAATCAAGCCGAATCAAAATCCCACGAAGCGATCCATTCTATATTTCCGATACTGCAGAATGTTACAATGGAAGACTGGCTCAAAACCTATCAGGTGGTGAACCACAATCTGTGGGTAAAGTACCAGGATGGAGAAATCAGCCGTATTGAACTGCACTATTCCCGGTTTCATGATACCTTGAAAGAGCTCGGTCTTGATACGAAAGATAGCGAAGAGATCGGGACAACCTATATGAATAAATACCGGAATTTCTGGGATTGGGTTGATCAGGCAGAAGAGACGCTAAAACTGACCAGCAAACGATTTAAGGTTGGTATTATAACGAATGGTTTTAAAGAAACGCAGCATCTGAAATTTGATAATCTATCGCTAAACCGTTTTACAAATCAGATGGTGATTTCAGAGGAGCTGGGTGTTTTAAAGCCGCATCCGAAGGTGTTTGATCACGCTACTGAACTTGCGGGAGTGGAGAGAGAACAGATTTTATATGTTGGTGATTCACACTCATCGGATGTGATTGGCGGGAAAAATGCCGGCTGGAAAACAGCCTGGTTTACCGGCGTTGTGGGGGAAGAAGAAACAGAAGTCGAGCCTGATTTCAAGTTCAGCAAATTCCCCGAACTACAGCGCTATCTTAAGCTGATCTGA